In Leptolyngbya sp. O-77, the genomic window AGAGAACCGGGGGCGATCGCCGTGGGTGCGGGGAGTTCGGATTGCATAGTCCGGAGTGTGGGGTGATGGGGTTTTGGGGTGTTGGAATAGGCAGAATTTCGGTGGGGCGCTGGCAAAGCGACAGGGATAGCTTCACAATAGACGATGGGCAAGCTAGCGATGCCCAACAGATGAACTAAACGCAATATTATGAGGGTTCGGGTAGCCAGGGGCAGGTGTCGGGTGCCAGATGCCAGGAACCGCCTCTAACCCCAACCCCTAACCCCCAACCCCCAACCCCTAACCCACAAACCCTTATGTCCGAGTCCACTACTCCTTCTTCGATTCCCGAATCTGAAGCCCCGATGTCGCCGATAGAAGCTGCGGCGGATGAGACGTTAAACGGTGCATCAGAAGTCGCTAACGAGGCGGGTTCGGCGGCGCGCCAGCTTTTGGGCATGAAGGGCGCAAAGTCGGGCGAGACGAATATCTGGAAGATCCGCCTCCAGTTGATGAAGCCGATCACCTGGATTCCGCTGATCTGGGGTGTGGTGTGCGGCGCGGCTGCGTCGGGCAACTACACCTGGACGCTGGAAAATGTGCTGATTTCGGCAGCTTGTATGCTGCTGTCGGGGCCGCTGCTGGCGGGCTACACGCAAACCATCAACGACTACTACGACCGCGACATCGACGCGATCAACGAACCCTATCGCCCGATTCCCTCAGGCGCGATTTCGGTGCCGCAGGTGAAGGCGCAGATTTTGATTTTGCTGTTTGCGGGGCTGGCGATCGCCTACGCACTAGACCAGTGGGCCGGGCACGAGTTTCCGCAAATTACGGCGATCGCCCTCTTTGGCTCCTTCCTCAGCTATATCTACTCTGCGCCGCCGCTGAAGCTGAAGAAAAACGGCTGGCTGGGCAACTATGCCTTGGGAGCCAGCTATATCGCGCTGCCCTGGTGGGCGGGTCAGGCGCTGTTTGGCGAACTGTCGCCCACGGTGATGGTGCTGACGCTGTTTTACAGTCTGGCAGGGCTGGGCATCGCCGTGGTGAATGACTTTAAGAGCGTGGAGGGCGATCGCCAGCTTGGGCTAAAGTCACTGCCCGTGATGTTCGGCATCGGCACTGCGGCCTGGATTTGCGTCCTGATGATCGACCTGTTTCAGGGCGGCATTGCGGCATATCTTATGGGCATCGGGCAAAATCTCTACGCCGTGCTGCTGATTCTGCTGGTGATTCCGCAAATTGTGTTCCAGGATATGTACTTCCTGCGCGACCCGCTGAACAACGACGTGAAATATCAGGCTAGCGCCCAGCCGTTTTTGGTGTTGGGAATGCTGGTCGCCGCGCTGGCGATCGGTCACGCAGGCGTGTAACCCATCAGCCACGCGCCCCACCCGCCAAATTCCAAAACCCAAAATCTAAAATCCAAATCTAAAATCCCAAACCGGCATCCCCTCCCATGCCCGTCGTCCGCGTCCGCCAGCACGTCAACCCGCTCAGCCAAAAATATCAGCAGCCCGTCGCGCCGCCAGACTGGTCGCAGGTGTTTGCAAATCCGGCTCGACCGCTGCATCTGGATATTGGCTGCGGACGGGGTGTGTTTTTGCTAAAGATGGCGCAGGTCGAGCCGGAATGGAATTTTCTGGGGCTGGAGATTCGCGAGCCGCTAGTGGAGCAGGCGCTGAAGTGGCGCGATGAGGAAGCGCTGAGCAACCTGCACTACATTTTTTGCAACGCCAGCAATTCTCTAGAGCCGCTGCTGCGATCGCTCCCACCGAATATTCTCCAGCGCGTCAGCATCCAGTTCCCCGACCCCTGGTTCAAGAAGCGACACCAAAAGCGGCGTGTGGTGCAGCCCAGCATGGTAAACACGCTAGCGAACCATATGCCTGCGGGCAGCGTCGTGTTTTTGCAATCAGACGTGGAAGCGGTGGAAGCGGAGATGTGCGATCGCTTTCAGGAACATCCCGCGTTTCAGCGCCAATCTGCCGAATGGCTACCCGATAATCCGCTGCCCGTTGCCACCGAGCGCGAATCGTCCACCCTTGCTCGCCGGGAACCTGTGTTTCGCGCTCTGTTTACGAAGAAGAATGAAGAGGGAAGAACGAAGAACGAAGAGGGGCAGAGCATTTAGTTTCAAATCCATGACGGCAGCCAGCGGCGTAGCTGTAGACCGTCCGCAGAGAGGGGCAGTCCCAGAAACAATGGCATCCAGAAGATAAAGCCGAAAATGACGAGGGCGATCGCCCCCCACGCCAGCCGCCGTGACCAGGGTTTGGTGCTGTGGAGCCAGCGATCTAGGACGAGTGCTAGACCCAGCACGGTCAGCAGTTCGGCGCTCATGTAGTGATACAGAAAGGTGCAGCGGGTGACGCGCATCCACATCAGCCATTGCACGGCCCAGTTGCCCACCACAAAGGCGGCAGCGCTAAGGTATGGCTGTGTATCGGGAGAGAGGCTCAGGGTCGATTCTGCGCCAGAGCGGGCTGCCTGCACGGCGGTTGCCCAGCGCCACAGCCAGTAGCCCACCACGCCCACCAGCAGCGCGATCGCCACCGTTGAGAGCCACCACAGGGTCGGCGTGCCCATTGCGTGAACGTCGTAAATCACGTCTCCAGCCGCCGTGGGCGCATCGGGCCCGACGACGGGCACCGGATCGCCCGGAGCCGCCGTTTTGTAAAAATAGGCAACCGGACGCAGCATCAGCGGCCAGGTATACCACGGCGAACAGTAGGGGTGAGCGTCCATGCCGCCCACACGGCTGTGATAGTCGAGGATGCGGTTTTGCCAGCCTGCAAAGCTGGTGCTGGGGTCGAGTTGAATATAGGGCAGCCAGCTCAGGTAGTAGGTCAGAAAAGGAATTCCCGCCATGCTCAGCGCCCACACGCCCGCATTCAAGCGAGACAGACCCGACAGCGGCGCGGCAAAGGGCAGGCTGGGCAGTCCGCGCTGCTGCAACCGCTGCATTCCCCATGCCACTATCCACAGTAGGTACGCCCCCGCCAAAAACGCCACGCCGTTCCACTTGATCCCCACTGACGCGCCGAAGCCTATGCCTGCCAGCACTAGATTCAGCCAGACGACGGGGGTGAGTTTGTTGGCGGAATGCAGCCTGTGGAGCGATCGCAACAAAAGCCACCAGCCCAGTAGCCCAAATAAGATTAGATAGACATTATTCAACGCATAGCGCGATTCGACGAGTAAAAATCCTTCGCAGGCTGCTAGCAGTGCCGTTAGTAAGGCGATCGCCTTTCGCCCGGTCAGCAAATGGGCGATCGCCCCCAGCACCAGCGGAATCACCGCTCCCGTCACGGCATTCAGCCAGCGGTAGCTAATCGTTGAAATGTATAGCCCACTCAGCCCGTTGTAGGTTTCTGGCCCGCCCCAGCCCAGCCGCTCTGACAGCCAGATGCCGCCCGCAATCAGGTACGTGCTGAGGGGCGGATGCCCGCCAAATTCCTGCTTCCCTTGCAAAAACGCCGCCGCAAACTTGGCGTAGTATACCTCGTCAAAGACCAGCGTATTGAATCGCCCCAACCCCCACAGCCGCAGCGCCAGCGACACCCCAAAAAGACTCGCCAGCCCCAGCCCATACCACGGCAGCCGGGAAGACGAAGCAGATTTGAAACGCTTGGAAATTGGGACAGTGCGGCTCATGGGCGATTCGCGAAGCGATCCCTGTGGGAATCGTGCAGGCGTGCATTTCTCAACCATCATAAACAACCAGCCCGCTGGCAGGTCAGGGGGCTGGAGGCTGGGGGCTGGTTCCCTGCGCCCCAGGATAGGTGATATGTCTCTAGACATACAGGTTACGACAAGTCGAAATTAGCCAAGCCTGATGCAGCTAGCTTTTCAACCCTGACCCCTGACCCCTAGCACCTGATCCCCGCTATCGATCTAACCCCCTAACCCCCTGTTCCCCCCCTCTGCCCTTTCGGGCATTCTGAGGACTGGAGACAACAGGGTGGATCATGCTAGCAAGAGTTTGGAGCGCTTCGCTGATCGGCATCGACGCGATGAAGGTGGGGGTGGAGGTGGATATCGCCGGGGGGCTGCCCGCAATTGTGGTGGTGGGGCTGCCCGATACGGCTGTGCAGGAATCCAAAGAGCGCGTGAAGGCGGCACTGAAAAACGCAGGCTATGCCTTTCCGATGCGGCGGGTGGTGATCAACCTGACCCCGGCGGATTTGCGAAAAGAGGGACCCAGCTTTGATCTGCCAATTAGCATGGGCATTTTGGCGGCTTCGGAGCAGGTAAATGTGCAGCTATTGGAGCAGTTCATTTTGCTGGGTGAGGTGTCGCTGGATGGGTCGCTGCGGGCGGTGGCGGGTGTGCTGGCGATCGCCGCTACGGCCAAGCAACTGGGAATGCGCGGCATCGTGGTGCCCGCCGACAATGCCCGCGAAGCCGCCCTAGTGCAGGGCATTGACGTATACGGCTTCCAGCATTTGTCGGAGGTGGCAGATTTTCTAAACCATCCCGATCGCTATCAGCCGCTCCAGGTGAATGCGACGGAAGAACTCGCGCGATCGCCCTTTACCGGCCTCGACCTCAAAGACGTGAAAGGTCAGGCCCAGGCCCGCCGCGCCCTGGAAATTGCCGCCGCTGGGGGACATAATTTGGTATTCGTGGGCCCACCGGGCAGCGGCAAAACCATGCTGGCCCGGCGGCTTCCCGGCATTCTGCCGCCGCTCAGCTTTGAGGAAGCGCTGGAGGTGACGCAAATCCACTCCGTCGCCGGACTGCTGAAGGAACGAGGCAGCCTGGTGTGCGATCGCCCCTTCCGCAGCCCCCATCACTCCGCCTCAGGCCCGTCACTGGTCGGCGGCGGCAGTTTCCCTCGCCCCGGAGAAATCTCGTTGGCACACCGAGGAGTTTTATTTTTAGACGAGCTGACTGAATTTAAGCGGGATGTCCTGGAGTTTCTGCGGCAACCGCTCGAAGATGGCTGCGTCACCATTTCGCGCACGCGCCAGTCTGTCGCTTTTCCGGCACAGTTCACCCTGGTCGCCAGCACCAACCCCTGCCCCTGCGGCTATTTTGGCGACACGGTGCAGGCTTGCACCTGCTCCCCCCGCGGGCGCGAGCAATATTGGGCCAAGCTGTCGGGGCCGCTGATGGATCGGATTGACCTGCAAGTCGCGGTGAATCGGCTGAAGCCAGAAGAAATGATCCAGCAGCCCAAAGGCGAAGACTCGCAGACCGTGCGCCAGCGTGTGCAGCAGGCGCGGAGTCGCTCCCAGACGCGGCTTCAGAGCGAAGGGCTGCGCTGCAATGCCGAGATGCAGAGCCGCCACCTGCGGAAATGGTGTCGGTTGGACGACGCGACTCAGGC contains:
- a CDS encoding phospholipid carrier-dependent glycosyltransferase, which codes for MSRTVPISKRFKSASSSRLPWYGLGLASLFGVSLALRLWGLGRFNTLVFDEVYYAKFAAAFLQGKQEFGGHPPLSTYLIAGGIWLSERLGWGGPETYNGLSGLYISTISYRWLNAVTGAVIPLVLGAIAHLLTGRKAIALLTALLAACEGFLLVESRYALNNVYLILFGLLGWWLLLRSLHRLHSANKLTPVVWLNLVLAGIGFGASVGIKWNGVAFLAGAYLLWIVAWGMQRLQQRGLPSLPFAAPLSGLSRLNAGVWALSMAGIPFLTYYLSWLPYIQLDPSTSFAGWQNRILDYHSRVGGMDAHPYCSPWYTWPLMLRPVAYFYKTAAPGDPVPVVGPDAPTAAGDVIYDVHAMGTPTLWWLSTVAIALLVGVVGYWLWRWATAVQAARSGAESTLSLSPDTQPYLSAAAFVVGNWAVQWLMWMRVTRCTFLYHYMSAELLTVLGLALVLDRWLHSTKPWSRRLAWGAIALVIFGFIFWMPLFLGLPLSADGLQLRRWLPSWI
- a CDS encoding YifB family Mg chelatase-like AAA ATPase; translation: MLARVWSASLIGIDAMKVGVEVDIAGGLPAIVVVGLPDTAVQESKERVKAALKNAGYAFPMRRVVINLTPADLRKEGPSFDLPISMGILAASEQVNVQLLEQFILLGEVSLDGSLRAVAGVLAIAATAKQLGMRGIVVPADNAREAALVQGIDVYGFQHLSEVADFLNHPDRYQPLQVNATEELARSPFTGLDLKDVKGQAQARRALEIAAAGGHNLVFVGPPGSGKTMLARRLPGILPPLSFEEALEVTQIHSVAGLLKERGSLVCDRPFRSPHHSASGPSLVGGGSFPRPGEISLAHRGVLFLDELTEFKRDVLEFLRQPLEDGCVTISRTRQSVAFPAQFTLVASTNPCPCGYFGDTVQACTCSPRGREQYWAKLSGPLMDRIDLQVAVNRLKPEEMIQQPKGEDSQTVRQRVQQARSRSQTRLQSEGLRCNAEMQSRHLRKWCRLDDATQALLEGAIRKLGLSARATDRILKVARTIADLAGEEGLQTAHVAEAIQYRTIDRMQ
- the trmB gene encoding tRNA (guanosine(46)-N7)-methyltransferase TrmB, which gives rise to MPVVRVRQHVNPLSQKYQQPVAPPDWSQVFANPARPLHLDIGCGRGVFLLKMAQVEPEWNFLGLEIREPLVEQALKWRDEEALSNLHYIFCNASNSLEPLLRSLPPNILQRVSIQFPDPWFKKRHQKRRVVQPSMVNTLANHMPAGSVVFLQSDVEAVEAEMCDRFQEHPAFQRQSAEWLPDNPLPVATERESSTLARREPVFRALFTKKNEEGRTKNEEGQSI
- the chlG gene encoding chlorophyll synthase ChlG yields the protein MSESTTPSSIPESEAPMSPIEAAADETLNGASEVANEAGSAARQLLGMKGAKSGETNIWKIRLQLMKPITWIPLIWGVVCGAAASGNYTWTLENVLISAACMLLSGPLLAGYTQTINDYYDRDIDAINEPYRPIPSGAISVPQVKAQILILLFAGLAIAYALDQWAGHEFPQITAIALFGSFLSYIYSAPPLKLKKNGWLGNYALGASYIALPWWAGQALFGELSPTVMVLTLFYSLAGLGIAVVNDFKSVEGDRQLGLKSLPVMFGIGTAAWICVLMIDLFQGGIAAYLMGIGQNLYAVLLILLVIPQIVFQDMYFLRDPLNNDVKYQASAQPFLVLGMLVAALAIGHAGV